Proteins encoded by one window of Mariniplasma anaerobium:
- the pheT gene encoding phenylalanine--tRNA ligase subunit beta has translation MIITQNMLKKWINIPENILEVTNQKIIEVESFEALNSSTNLVVGKVLTCQAHPNSDHLNITTVDLGDRIENIVCGAPNVAKDQYVIVAQVGSVLPGDFKIKKSVIRGQESAGMICSLKELGIDESLIPDDFSDGIYNFNQPKEIGSPALEALSLEGWTMTLGLTPNRGDLLSVLGFALDLGSLTNQSVKIPTFNIKEINKENKVKVEIKSKGCLRYYAREFSDLKIKESPWWLKSALLAHDIKPINNVVDISNYVLIEYGTPLHMFDQDKVKTDHIVVRDAKHKENVVTLDEVKRVLNSDDVVITNGSEVIAIGGVMGLENSMIDNNTTRVILEAALFDPKRIAKTSKRLNLKSDASLRFERGIDENRVLLGLERASELLIELADAKVSKGIVEVISKKQNRPEIKVDKNYFNESLGIEIKEKELLTYFKNYNYEVLVQDNNYIITPPTYRLDLEIDADILEEVSRMYGLNQIPTLKHLSQTNGYLTPKQKLTRSFRHELADMGLNEIISYTLVEEKDVYRYLHIGDPVSVLMPLSEDKKTLRQSLAHGLLQTISYNQKRQQEAVNVYEIGHVFAKGIEKTHLGIAMSGQWHKSFWQKEGIKTDFYVLKGILDKLTQQIGVDLKYVASSSHDKLHPYRQADIVLNDQVIGYIGQVHPNEQKALDMNQTYILEVDFEDILAVDTTVEFQAISKYPNISRDLAIVVDQKVSAQALKDLIAQTVKKQLTSIHVFDVYEGSHIQEGKKSIAFSLVFNDVSKTLETEEVDKMMKKITSRLSYEYQAEVRK, from the coding sequence ATGATTATTACACAAAATATGCTTAAAAAATGGATAAATATTCCAGAAAATATACTTGAAGTAACCAATCAAAAGATTATCGAAGTTGAAAGTTTTGAAGCTTTAAATTCATCTACCAATTTAGTTGTAGGAAAAGTCTTAACTTGCCAAGCTCATCCAAACTCTGATCATCTAAATATAACAACAGTAGATTTAGGCGATAGAATAGAAAATATCGTTTGTGGAGCGCCTAATGTCGCAAAAGATCAATACGTTATCGTTGCACAAGTTGGAAGTGTCCTTCCAGGTGATTTTAAAATTAAGAAATCAGTCATTAGAGGTCAAGAATCTGCTGGGATGATTTGTTCTTTAAAAGAATTAGGTATTGATGAATCACTTATTCCTGATGATTTTAGTGATGGTATTTATAATTTTAACCAACCTAAAGAAATAGGATCACCGGCACTAGAAGCACTTAGTTTAGAAGGTTGGACTATGACACTTGGTTTAACACCTAATCGTGGTGATTTATTGTCTGTCTTAGGCTTTGCCCTAGATCTTGGATCACTAACAAATCAAAGTGTAAAGATACCTACATTTAATATCAAAGAAATAAATAAAGAAAATAAAGTTAAAGTAGAAATCAAATCCAAAGGTTGCTTAAGATATTATGCAAGAGAATTTAGTGACCTGAAGATTAAAGAATCACCATGGTGGTTAAAAAGTGCATTATTAGCACACGATATCAAACCGATTAATAATGTAGTAGATATTTCAAATTATGTATTAATTGAGTATGGAACACCACTTCATATGTTTGACCAAGATAAAGTTAAAACCGATCATATCGTCGTTAGAGACGCTAAACATAAAGAAAATGTTGTAACACTAGATGAGGTTAAAAGAGTCTTAAATAGTGATGACGTTGTCATTACAAATGGATCAGAAGTTATCGCGATTGGTGGGGTCATGGGATTAGAAAATTCTATGATTGATAACAACACGACACGTGTAATTTTAGAAGCTGCGCTTTTTGATCCAAAAAGAATTGCTAAAACATCTAAAAGATTAAATTTAAAGAGTGATGCATCACTTCGATTTGAAAGAGGCATTGATGAAAATAGAGTGCTTTTAGGGCTAGAGAGAGCAAGTGAACTTTTAATAGAACTTGCAGATGCTAAAGTATCTAAAGGTATCGTAGAAGTTATATCTAAAAAACAAAATAGACCTGAAATAAAAGTAGATAAAAACTATTTTAATGAATCTTTAGGCATTGAGATTAAAGAAAAAGAATTACTTACATACTTCAAGAACTATAATTATGAAGTTTTAGTACAAGATAATAACTATATCATTACACCTCCAACATATCGTCTAGATTTAGAAATTGATGCAGATATCTTAGAAGAAGTATCAAGAATGTATGGATTAAATCAAATTCCTACACTTAAGCATTTAAGTCAAACCAATGGGTATTTAACACCAAAACAAAAACTAACCCGATCATTTAGACATGAATTAGCAGATATGGGACTTAATGAAATTATTTCTTATACTTTAGTTGAAGAAAAAGATGTTTATAGATATCTTCATATTGGAGATCCAGTGTCTGTCTTAATGCCTTTATCAGAAGATAAAAAAACACTAAGACAAAGTTTAGCACATGGTCTATTACAAACAATTAGTTATAATCAAAAAAGACAACAAGAAGCTGTTAATGTATATGAAATCGGTCATGTGTTTGCGAAAGGTATTGAAAAAACACATTTAGGTATAGCTATGAGTGGGCAATGGCATAAATCTTTCTGGCAAAAAGAAGGTATTAAAACTGATTTTTATGTTCTAAAAGGCATCTTAGATAAACTAACTCAACAAATAGGTGTTGATCTTAAATATGTTGCCTCATCCAGTCATGATAAGCTTCATCCGTATCGTCAAGCGGACATTGTTTTAAATGATCAAGTGATAGGCTATATTGGTCAAGTTCATCCAAATGAACAAAAAGCATTAGACATGAATCAAACATATATTTTAGAAGTAGATTTCGAAGATATCTTAGCTGTTGATACAACTGTAGAATTTCAAGCGATTTCTAAATATCCTAATATATCAAGAGATTTAGCTATTGTCGTTGACCAAAAAGTAAGTGCTCAAGCACTAAAAGATTTAATTGCACAAACAGTTAAAAAACAGTTAACATCGATTCACGTTTTTGATGTTTATGAAGGTTCACATATCCAAGAAGGTAAGAAATCAATTGCATTTAGTTTAGTGTTTAATGATGTATCTAAAACACTAGAGACTGAAGAAGTTGATAAGATGATGAAAAAGATAACATCTCGCTTGAGCTATGAGTATCAAGCAGAGGTTAGAAAATAA
- the pheS gene encoding phenylalanine--tRNA ligase subunit alpha has product MNEVLNTLQQEALEKIKDIKTLTELEEIRVEYLSKKGHVSLMMGKLRDLPNDQRPAFGQMVNQVKQNVEQAIFAKKQSLEEIALLETLQNEHIDPSLDGYKFYQGTTHPLNQVIEDVEDLFVGMGYTVEDGPELENDLYNFEMMNLDKDHPARDMQDTFFIDDEMLLRTHTSPVQARTMLKMKGQPLSIICPGKVYRRDDDDPTHSHQFMQIEGLVIDKNITFAHLKDALLTMIKHLFGSDRDIRLRPSYFPFTEPSVEVDVSYTKKDGTKGYIEVLGAGLVHPNVLKMGGYDPKVYKGYAFGIGVERIAILKYNIDDIRHFYMNDLRFLNQFKGVDKK; this is encoded by the coding sequence ATGAATGAAGTATTAAACACATTACAACAAGAAGCATTAGAGAAAATTAAAGACATAAAAACCTTAACAGAACTCGAAGAAATAAGAGTTGAATATTTATCTAAAAAAGGCCATGTATCCTTGATGATGGGCAAACTTAGAGATCTTCCAAATGATCAAAGACCTGCTTTTGGACAAATGGTTAATCAAGTTAAGCAAAATGTTGAACAAGCAATTTTTGCTAAAAAACAAAGCTTAGAAGAAATAGCTTTACTTGAAACATTGCAAAATGAACATATCGATCCATCACTTGATGGATATAAATTTTATCAAGGAACAACGCATCCATTAAACCAAGTCATTGAAGATGTCGAAGATTTATTTGTAGGTATGGGTTACACAGTTGAAGATGGTCCAGAATTAGAAAATGATCTATACAATTTTGAGATGATGAATCTTGATAAAGACCATCCTGCTAGAGATATGCAAGACACATTTTTTATTGATGATGAAATGTTACTTAGAACTCACACTTCACCTGTACAAGCCAGAACAATGCTAAAGATGAAAGGCCAACCTTTATCTATTATCTGTCCAGGTAAGGTTTATAGAAGAGATGATGACGATCCAACACATTCACATCAATTTATGCAAATTGAAGGATTAGTCATTGATAAAAACATTACATTTGCTCATTTAAAAGATGCGCTTTTAACCATGATCAAACACTTATTTGGTAGTGATCGTGATATTCGATTAAGACCATCATACTTTCCGTTTACTGAACCAAGTGTAGAAGTTGATGTTTCATATACGAAAAAAGATGGAACTAAAGGCTATATCGAAGTATTAGGTGCAGGATTAGTTCATCCTAATGTGCTAAAAATGGGTGGATATGATCCAAAAGTATATAAAGGATATGCTTTTGGAATCGGTGTTGAAAGAATTGCGATTTTAAAATACAACATTGATGATATCAGACATTTTTATATGAATGATTTAAGATTTTTAAATCAGTTTAAAGGGGTTGACAAGAAATGA
- a CDS encoding Bax inhibitor-1/YccA family protein — MRSSNPVFSKIQRDEAYVGTTEATYGGITLKTLLLLILAIGSGFTVIFMASEGYINSGSFIGLLIGSMIIAFISVMVASFSPRLAMPFSIVYALSEGVLLGFLTAIIEGMYPGVAITAVVATATIFAVMLFLYSSRTIRVTSRFRKIMYTALFSILILAILFGIFSWVSPSLVANVQLNGSIALIITGALVIFGALMLTLDFDRAETIVEGGASKQYEWVVAIGLMVTIVWIYIELLRFLAILASRRN; from the coding sequence ATGAGAAGTTCCAACCCAGTTTTTAGTAAAATACAAAGAGATGAAGCTTACGTAGGGACCACTGAGGCAACATATGGTGGCATTACTTTAAAGACATTATTATTACTTATATTAGCTATAGGTAGTGGATTTACAGTGATTTTCATGGCATCAGAAGGATATATCAATTCAGGGTCATTTATTGGATTATTAATTGGATCAATGATTATAGCATTTATTTCAGTTATGGTCGCATCATTTAGTCCAAGACTTGCAATGCCGTTTTCAATTGTTTATGCATTATCTGAAGGCGTATTATTAGGTTTTTTAACAGCGATTATTGAAGGCATGTATCCTGGTGTTGCAATTACAGCTGTAGTAGCTACTGCAACAATATTTGCAGTTATGTTATTCTTATATTCTAGTAGAACAATCAGAGTAACATCAAGATTTAGAAAAATCATGTATACTGCATTATTTAGTATATTAATTCTTGCAATATTATTTGGGATATTCTCATGGGTATCACCAAGTTTAGTAGCTAATGTTCAATTAAATGGTTCAATTGCTTTAATCATTACAGGTGCGCTTGTTATCTTTGGAGCATTAATGTTAACCCTTGATTTTGATCGAGCTGAAACAATTGTTGAAGGTGGCGCATCAAAACAATATGAATGGGTAGTTGCTATTGGTTTAATGGTAACAATCGTTTGGATTTATATTGAATTATTAAGATTCTTAGCAATATTAGCTTCACGTAGAAATTAA